The Spea bombifrons isolate aSpeBom1 chromosome 4, aSpeBom1.2.pri, whole genome shotgun sequence genome segment GGGTCAACACATGCATTTACTCATGTCACCCTACAGACGGAGGGGCAggagtttaacccttttgtgtcCTTATTGATTAGGGGACAGGCTCCCGACACCCTTCCATTCTGTACTGTGGGAGGGACAGGCTGAGTCGTGCTAAGGAGTTTGGACAATAATGGGTTTTCTCGATATCACCCAACCTCTGTTGGTGAGACCGATTCTTACTGTTCCTTCCATCCACAGCCAAGAGGGACAGCCTTGCTCCACTATGGGAGGTTTATAGTTTGTCATTGGCTCCCACAGGGTAGGGGTAGAGATGGAGCGCCTGCAATGCCTTCTAGCACTCGCTGTTGAAGAACTGGCTGGTCGGTTCTATGGTGGTCACAGCCATCTTGTGGTCCCCCATTTGTGCCTAAGGACATCTGAGATGTAAGTCAAGCCCAGGACATGTTCCTATAATTTCACCCTACCCCACACCacaccacaaaaaaaatgtccacaGAGACCCATATCCCTTCTGTTGGTGTCTTCTAATGGAAGTGCAACCAATCCGTAATCTCCATTTGTCTGTAGTGAAAGGTACCCCAAAGCAATAATTGTTATCCATAGATGGAGGACATTTATATCACTGTCGTTCTAAGGACAGACTGGTATCTCCACACGGGGATAAAAGCCTAATGCCCTTCTTTGTATGTGTCACTGTGGGGGCCAGACTCGCAGGCCTCTCTTTATGTCGCCTTGCAGGGTGAGGGACAGACTCATGACCACACCTGGGCACAACCGAGCTGACTGCCAATCAGAAATAAATGGGGAACAACTGGGAGTATCCAATACATCGAATCAAAGCACAGCCCAAGACTTTGACCCCTATTATCGTCTCTCGATCAGCCCATTCACCCCAGGAATCTGCCAATTGCCCCCCCCTGGAAATCTGATGATTCACCCTGATAGTCCATTCACCGTGACAATCCAATCATTCTCCCAGAAGGTCGGCCTATTCAACCCCAGAATTTAGCCGTTCAGAGACTGTAGTGAAAGCCTCGAGACCTCTAGTCAGGCTCCgagagtccccaggtatggtcaCAGCTCCGTTGTATCACACTGCAGGGGTACGTCGTCGCAAAATAACAACCGCGCGGGTACTGTATCTGAAAGCATTCCGTCAGTATGTGTGCAGCTCTCATCACCGCTACATCTgcatgttcaaaaaaaaaaacatggagtcCGCAATATCCGTAGGTTTAAAATCTGTGATGCCCGTCTGCCAAGCCCTGGGATCGTTAGCTTTATAAAACCGACTGATACAAGAACGGCGCCGGTATCTTTCTTTTCATTGTTAAAGGTCTCATGGACTTCACGACGTCATTACACCGGTTCAAACACTAGAGGGCAGCACAGACGACGGAAGAGTCTTTCATTCCGCGCATTCTTTCTTGGGTtgtgtttgcatttttattgttttatatagcgccatcatattctgtagtgctgtacaacgggtagacaggacataacaagtggtaTATAACATCAATTTGACTTAACAGatgaaacacatacacattcactctGATGCACAGttgcacatacattcatacacatacactaacatacacatacacagtccctctcacacacttacaccaacacatactcactctatcacacatcatacCCTTACCGTACCAGCAGGCTTTCACACTGCGCGAGCAGCCGCGCCATTACCGCGGGGTCACGTAGCATTGCATTATGTGACCCCCCCACCTCGCGTGGGCCGGTCCAAGTGAGACCGGCCTGTTTCCAGATTTTTGGGGTCGGCCTGTAGCTGAAGAGCACGGCGTTTGAGACAGCGTGTCTCCGGGTTGGGCGCCTTCCTCTTGCCCTCACAAGACCAGGCAGCGGTGTTACCTCCATACCGGCAACCTTCTAAATGAGCCGAGACCCTctcaatattaaccctttgtgcagATTTTACGTAGCGAATCAAACGCCCTGTAAAGCCGGACCTTGCGGAAACCTGTCATTGAACAATACacttaactgagtcacctgcattcaaacAGGGAAATCAACCACAACATAGCAAAAGCACTAATCAGGAGCCTTAGATATCGTCAGATCAATGTGGAGTATGAAGAAGTCCTTTTCTAGAAGGTtcctaaatatacaaaaaaaaaaagtgcgagTCTTTAGAGGAACTTGACTTTGAAATCCTGTCGGGAGGCAGTCCAGCCGGAGGCCACTAATGACACATTTCTACACCTCATCGCAGAAGATTCCCAACCTGACACGCAGCCAAAACCTCTTCTGGAGCAGGATGCGTTTGTGCTTGTAACGCTCTTTGTGTCCGACGTGCAACCCCCCCCCGCGCATTCTCTCGCCTACGGGACCGGCCTGCCTTTACCAAACCGGATCATTCCTGCGCGTTCGCTTGGATCGGATGTGAATGCATTAATAAGAGAACTGCAGGAAAGAGCCATGAAAGGAACGTATCCGTGAAGAGAGGTCAGAGGTCAAAGCTTAGGAGTTGTGGTTacccggcagatcagcccctgGTGGTGGCATTCCTGCCACGTTGATATCGGGGTAGTACCCCACATCATGGCATCACTGCTCTCAAGAACAGGCATTAGGGCATCACCGTGACAATGAAATTCTGACACGCGGAGGCTGTAAACACTCGAGCAGGAAAGGCAGAAGCTGGAGAACGTGAGACAGCTAGAAAGGGAATGAgccataaaaaacacagaagaatgACATAAGCagcctatgatgtcatatgtcgaCACTCCACCGATTAAGGACTCGCAGCGCCTTCAAGCAGCACCAGAActaattattaaccccttaatagccCATCATAAATTTTCTATGCATTCACTTATACAATGTGttgcccaaatggctctaataacgGTCCTCATTTCATTAAAGATAAACccgagtcacctgcattcaagcagggatatcaaccataacctCACTGGGAGTCTCAGGATCCCAGCGGGCAGATAGGAAAAGAACCATCTCCTGAGAGTGGGGTGGCTCGGGGtcagaattcccaggtatgagcaCTCAGTAGGAGGACTTGCCTCGGGTTTGGTGGTGGAAGAGCTGTTGCCCCCGTGCCTGCAGCGCTAGTCCAGAATCTTCTCTCACCCTTAAAATCTCATGCTGCGAACTAAAGAGCCACCTGTGTTCATGGCAGGAGAAGCAGCAAACGTGCCGTGGTGGGGGCGGAACACACGGGGTAGGTGACAGGGTGGGGTATATAGGATCCCCGCCAGCTCCTCCTCCAGGTGACGTCTCCTCGCGGGAATCACTCAAGTGTCTTTCTGGGATTTCTCTAGAGAGATTTCTAAAGAAAATTGATCTTTGAACCAGAaagccccggggggggggggataaagctGCCCCTGGGGGGGGGTAAAGCTCTGCTGCCCTGGCACGGTCTCCCAGGGAAGTCTACGAAGTCTGCGTAGGGGACACCCCCGGCCCCTGTGCACGAGGTGGACGTGTTCTCACCACCCACGCCTCACTACCCTGTGACTCACCAAAACATTACCTCACCTTCCTGTCACCTGATCCCTCCCCAGTACAGACCTGCAGGGAGCTGCcgaattattcctcccctgccACATACCTGAAGAATTTTACTCAGTCAGCTGTCTCTTTCCTGATAACTGCAGAATGTCACACTGTTAACCCATTCCTTCCAGATAACTGCAGAATGTCACACCGTTAACCCATTCCTTCCAGATAACTGCAGAATATCACACCGTTAACCCATTCCTTCCAGATAACTGCAGAATGTCACACCGTTAACCCATTCCTTCCAGATAACTGCAGAATATCACACCGTTAACCCATTCCTTCCAGATAACTGCAGAATATCACACCGTTAACCCATTCCTTCCAGATAACTGCAGAATATCACACCATTAACCCATTTCTTCCAGATAACTGCAGAATATCACACCGTTAACCCATTCCTTCCAGATAACTGTAGAATGTCACACCTTTAACCCATTCCTTCCAGATAACTGCAGAATGTCACATCGTTAACCCATTCCTTCCAGATAACTGTAGAATGTCACACCGTTAACCCATTCCTCCCAGATAACTGTAGAATGTCACACCTTTAACCCATTCCTTCCAGATAACTGCAGAATGTCACATCGTTAACCCATTCCTTCCAGATAACTGTAGAATGTCACACCATTAACCCATTCCTCCCAGATAACTGCAGAATATCACAGTTAACCCATTCCTTCCAAATAACTGCAGAATGTCACACCGTTAACCCATTCCTCCCAGATAACTGCAGAATATCACACCGTTAACCCATTCCTTCCAGATAACTGTAGAATATCACACTGTCAACCCATCCTTCCAGATAACTGCAGAATGTCACACCGTTAACCCATTCCTTCTAGATAACTATCCGATTCACCCTTATGCACCGCAGGCCGgcagagttattattattttgctctaTTAACCATCTCTCCTCCTAGTTCTGGAGCATGGTCTAATAAATCCGTGCAGACCTGTATATTAATTAACCCTCTCCTTCCCAAAACTCGATACCAATCCTCATTCAAACCTCTTTGCCCTGGACCTAAAGGGGACATCGCTAATTTAACCCCGTCTTGTGCTTAGCATGCAATGTATATCATTAAACCCTCTCCTGTCCCAGACCAAGAATATTGCTCAATTAACCCTTACAGAGTTGACGTGCATTGCTTCAttaaccctctccctcccagATCTACATATCATTCCTCATTTCATCCTCATGGACCCGAGGAGTATATTGCTTAATTACCAACCCTGCCCCTGTTACGCTACATATATTAACAAAACCTTCCTCAAGTTTTCTCCTTAACGGAACTTGACCACAGATATCATTATGATAACTCACAAAGCAGCCATAATGTGACATCATCGTATTGCAATAAAGTCAATCAAAACGCTGTtatcatgtgtgtgtaagcagaAATGGCGCCAATCCAAATAAAACGAGGAAAAGTTAcagtaaaccattaacagtccGTCCAGTAACACGAATAGCATGCGCCAGGCCCTGCCCCTCACGTCCTATTGGCTACCTGCTTATCATGACATCACCATTTCCGGCGCAGGCGTGGTCTCATCTTATATAAATAAGAACGCAGCGGCCTCATAGTTATTCGAATTTCGTTCGCGAGAGAACTGTGCAACGatcggaagtgatgtcacatctgcCCGAGGTTAACATGGAGGAGTGTGGCATCTGTTACCAAGACTACGGGCCCGGCAGGAGGCCACGCCCCTTGGCGTCTTGCCGGCACGCTGTGTGCGAGTGTTGTCTTCAGCGGCTGGGAGCTAAGGGCGGGACCATCGCCTGTCCTTTCTGCCGCGCTCATTCGCCGTTGCCTAGCGATGAGGAGGATGGAGCCAGCGACGTCAGGGAGAAGGGGACAGGTCCACGCGGCTGGCTCAAAAGGCTGTGCAGGAAGTCGCGAGCGTCCTTTCGTCGTCAAGGTAACGGGGAAATGATGGGCAACGCTGTGAGTTACAGTGGGTGTGGTGTTGATGTGATTGACATGTCTAGTGTACAACATTAGGGTCACTTGATGCCATTACAATCAGCAGTGGATttggaaattgttttttttttttttgttcaatttagATTCCTTAATTAGTTTGATAATATTTTGGTAACAAAAGTAATGGAGGACATCTGGCATATCAGAGCTGTGCACATGGCTAGGATTCTTGGGAGTTGTAGCACGTTCCGTGAAATCTCCGCTTTAACCCCTAAAGTATCAGACTGGGATCCTGTTAATGCAGAGCCTCgccttagattcgggagccctATGGCTCATACATGTGTTAAATTCCTTCCCTGTATTactatctaccacttctgctgggaggctgttccacttacctacctccgtctaagtaaagtaaaacatccttccATTCCATATATACTTGTGATCCTCTAGTGTTcgattctggcctcttgttctaacatttctcctcctttaaagCAGACATCCCTCCCGTACTTTAAtctattatgtatttaaatgtctctctcccatcccccacCCTGTGACCATTTCTGACCTAAgatattcttcttcttcacaGGATCCCTGACCAAAGAAGACATCAGAGACATGGCCCTGATGAGCTCATACTTTCTGTGATCGTTTCCACGAGGGCCACAGTTGATATTGCGGGCCACACGCGACTGGCCCTCCTCGGCCTCCCCGTGCCCTGTGGATGCACCCTCTGAATAGGCGGTCAACGGTGATGGTCGCCGGCAAACTACGTATGATCCCGGTGGATACGACATCATCATAATGACGGGTGGCCATCAAAGTCACATGGGGTGCCAAAGGCAAATTCCCTTCCCACCCGAGCTTTTTCCACAAGTCCTGACTTATAGACGGTGAAACGCGTGGTGCGTCTCGGGTCATGCGTTTCCCCTATTGCCTGTATACTAGGCCACTAAAGGACACAGCTCCTGTCTGCTTGATTGAACATTTTAAACTTTAACCCTTCACATGCTTGTTTCATCATATTGGACTGATCAGAGGGGAATCTGGGAAGCTGCTTTGAACATAAGCCTGACATTGTGGTGGGGGGATGGGTTCCTCGGTCCATGGTATTTTCACATTAGTTTTTTGTTCCTAGAAAGAGCGTCTGACATCTTGGAAAGTCCCGTACGTGATTTCCCCCACCCCCCATTTAAATCACGTTTCCATGAAATGAGGTCATGCTTTCGCTTCACGGAAAAACTGGACCTTTCCCGTAACTCTTACGAAAAAGCCAATTTGTCGAAACGATTActgcactttatttttgtatatatatatattttttttatttgttcaattatttatgttttattaaatatatatattcagaaaaaaaaaaacacatggctttgtttattttaatctcaGACTGTTTCATTTCCCAAATATGTGTGATTGAAACcagatttttaataaaatgttggaaGGAAGTCCGAGCGCACCGGCCAAATACCGATCCCTCTGGTTTTCCCGTTTATGACATGGCGCCAAAATGTAAGTTTTGGGAAACTCGTTAAAAGTTTTCCTCCTCTCTAAAAATACCCCAAATAGCGTAATGTTGCTCTGCGATGAGAAAAACTTGGTCTTAGTTgacttctccccccccccaaaaaaaaactcattattTGGAGGaggccattgctgtcagtcatgtgatattttcagTGACTTtaccggctcaaacaccacactgagctgatgctttatggcaaagaGCTGGTTCTCTGTGAGAggaaccccccctccccagtcATGTCAGTGAAGACTCACTTGTAAAGGAAAGCCTGAATGGAAGTTCAGGCATTTAAATCCCCTGAATGTTACAGCGCTCGCTTTGAGCACGGTCGCGTTTAGCGGCCAATTTAAGGGCCGTAAAGAAATTGACAGCCTGATTTCAGCTAAACTGAAAGGGCCAATGTATGTTGTGGTGGAGTCAAGGTGGTTGCTGCTAGGGTTAAGTTGAGTCTTTGAGGTAAAGGTTAGATGTTGTTGAGGGTAGAATTCATTTTTCGAACTACTGGATGAACTCAGAGGACTGGCCTGTCCTACGCTGCGTCTCCTCTGCACGAGGGAACTGACAACCCCCGGCTCGCCGATCTGGTCGGGGCCGGCGGCATTCGGCAATCATCTTCTCTCACTGACCCTGCGTGCCAAGAAGTGCCCACACTTCCAGGGGTGAAGGGTCCGTGAGGGAGGGCGATCGATGCGCGTCTTGGTGAGTGAGATGGACTCAACAGGAATGATATGTTGGTGATATGAGAGAGAACAGAGTAGTTACTTTGGTTCCatttcacaaatgctctactggatgaacgggcagaaattccccacagaaactccccaaaatcgcatagaaagccttcccacaagagcggaagccgttatagctgcaaaggggagaacgactacatattaatgtctgtgtatttagaatgcgatgtcatcaAAGGCCCTGTTGGAGTAATGTTCAGCTGTCCCAATACTCTTGTCCATATAGCGTATATTGGAttcatatatgttttgtttggcTACAAATCACCAAGGAATCCCCAGTTCTCTCCTCGTGGGAtttgtacagtatatgtttatTCACAACAAGATCATATATTGTCATTAGAAACAATAATGTCTCCAGACTTTTATCAGGTCCACAAATACATAAGTGTGATAtggcgaaacgcgtcaggtgcacttcattggttgatggcagaggaggccccggGCAGCCTTCTTTAGCCTTCGCTTTATTAACCCCTCTCCCCTCAACAGCGGTTCCCCaacctacatctcctcactcatctctatatactagacttgtgcattcgtattcgggagaacattAAAATCGAATACGAATGGTGCGTTTTCattgtttaaaccaaataccgaataaactaatatggtggCAGGTAAATAGACACGAAGACAAAGGAGAGCAACATGAAGAATCAACGCGTTCGTCTTCgttaatatctcctagctaatctccctggtcccttcccactGCCTTTAGCCTACCTTGTCTACATAGCATctcaggggttaacgggaatcGGTAGGATcgtgccaggagttaaaggtctgtacgaggaGCTCCCTGACGCTAttagtctccccaggccaagttgctccgaggTGTACCTTGCTCTGCCCTTTTCCAAGGAGACTAAAATTCTTGTTCCTCCCAAGCCAAGCGGCTCAGAGCCATTATTTGAGTCCGAGGCAACCGTTTGGCCTCGGAGGAACGCGGATTTAAGTCCCTCATGCAAAGCGTAGGGCATGGTACACTttggagcaacttggcctggggggAACTATGGCTTCGGCGTTAGgcgttaaaggtctgtaagagcggctctattggtcgccgccAGGGGGCTCGTTTGGAATCAACAAagagaagagcagctgcccttcatgggttgatgtcagaggaggcccttgccggcgaccaatagagttgctcttacggacctttaacatcTTGGCACTAAAGTTAATGCGTATTGTTAACGCATGAAAACCGTATTAACCCCCTgcaaaaaaacgaagaaaacaaataaacaccATGAAcgtacatgaatattcgcccgaaaagaacatggaacgggcgaatattcatggaatacgaagGGGTTTCTTTTTCACGAAGACTCGGCCGGTGCCTAAGTCTACTAAGGACGCTTAAGGACGCTTACAGCATAGCTCATTGCTCCATCCCTAACAGCGGCGCATTTACCCTTTGTTTAATACAGCCTAAggccctctagattgtaagctcctttgagccgggccctccttacctcttgtaagtcaaattgttatgttatttactacttattatgtcctgtctacctattgtacagcgctacagaatatgatggcgctatataaaacaataataataagagtacaaataaagtgtttttgccccttcgCTAATTGctggtgaaaaaataaaattaaaaataatactaaaaaaaacattcctgtGTGATTTCTGCTTTATcatcatgctttttttttgggggggaggggtgatTAATTAACTGGAACCAGATTTACATTCTGTATCATTACTTTccaaatgttaaccctttagtaGCCCGGGGACGATATGAGTTACTCCCTGATGAGCCGTTTGTTAATAGGACAGAGCAAAGAACCAGAAGTCATCCATTCAATCCACTTAAAGCAGCGAAAATGGTTTTTAATAGTACGAGCGgtaaagatgtggaatccgCTCCCCCAAAGAGTCTGTGTTATGAGATCCaatagatgcctttaaatatgggcTGGAGGgttaatatcatataatatgaggaatatacagggatataacgggttataaggacgggattagttatatggacctgagagtatataatatataatatgaagaatatacagggatataacgggttataaggacgggattagttatacggggggagagtatataatatataatatgaggaatatacaggtatataacgggttataaggacgggattagttatatggacctgagagtatataatatataatatgaggaatatacagggatataacgggttataaggacaggattagttatacggggggagagtatataatatatataatatgaggaatatacagcatataacgggttataaggatgggattagttatacaggggagagtatataatatataatatgaggaatatacagcatataacgggttataaggacgggattagttatacgggtcggagagtatataatatataatatgaggaatatacaggatataacgggttataaggatgggattagttatacaggggagagtatataatatataatatgaggaatatacaggatataacgggttataaggacgggattagttatatggccggagagtatataatatatgaggaatatacaggatataacgggttataaggacgggattagttatacggccggagagtatataatatataatatgaggaatatacagggatataacgggttataaggacgggattagttatacggggggagagtatataatatataatatgaggaatatacagggatataacgggttataaggacgggattagttatatgggcggagagtatataatatataatatgaggaatatacagcatataacgggttataaggacgggattagttatacaggggagagtatataatatataatatgaggaatatacaggggtataacgggttataaggacgggattagttatacggccggagagtatataatatataatatgaggaatatacaggatataatgggttaaaaggacgggattagttatacggggggagagtatataatatataatatgaggaatatacaggatataacgggttataaggacgggattagttatacggccggagagtatataatatataatatgaggaatatacaggatataacgggttataaggacgggattagttatacggggagagtatataatatataatatgaggaatatacaggatataacgggttataaggacgggattagttatacggccggagagtatataatatataatatgaggaatatacaggatataacgggttataaggacgggattagttatacggggagagtatataatatataatatgaggaatatacaggatataacgggttataaggacgggattagttatacggccggagagtatataatatataatatgaggaatatacaggatataacgggttataaggacgggattagttatatggggagagtatataatatataatatgaggaatatacaggatataacgggttataaggacgggattagttatacggagggagagtatataatatataatatgaggaatatacagggatatatcgggttataaggacgggattagttatacggcgggggggagtatataatatataatatgaggaatatacaggatataactggttataaggacgggattagttatacggccggagagtatataatatataatatgaggaatatacaggatataacgggttataaggacgggattagttatacgggccggagagtatataatatataatatgaggaatatacagggatataacgggttataaggacgggattagttatacggccggagagtatataatatataatatgaggaatatacagcatataacgggttataaggacgggattagttatacggggggagagtatataatatataatatgaggaatatacagggatataacgggttataaggacgggattagttatacggcgggagagtatataatatataatatgaggaatatacaggatataacgggttataaggacgggattagttatacggggagagtatataatatataatatgaggaatatacagcatataacgggttataaggacgggattagttatacggagggagagtatataatatataatatgaggaatatacagcatataacgggttataaggacgggattagttatacggggagagtatataatatataatatgaggaatatacagagatctaacgggttataaagacgggattAGCTATAGCTTGTCGACCCAGTGAGAAATCAGAATCAAGAAGGAATTGTTCCTCTTTTAGAGGCATAATTCCCTTTCATTGCTTCAATGTGAGTgttttcttctggatcaacagcaggGTTGAACCTGATGGATTGGGTCATCTTCCAGCCTAAACTTAAAAAGGTAGTatgtaaatggaacagtctcccagcagaagtggtagaggctaatccggtgagggtattaaacatgcatgggataggcatacggctcctgaatataaggcgAGACCCAACGACTAAGATTTGGGAAAGGTAGCCGATCGGCTCAGAGAAGATGAAATCATACGATTTTCTCCTGTGATCTTGTAAATCCCCTTTAATCACGCAGAGACGATCCCGAGCAGGAAATAAAACGAAGGATTATGGCTGCTTAGTTTGAACAGGAAATTGGCTGTCAAAATTGCATCTAAATTGCATCTATGCAAAGTATTTAAGGAGAAAATGTCTGGATTTTACCAGGGGAAGTACGGCTCAAGGAAGCCGCGAAATGTGAGGTATGTGGATAAGACTGGCACGGGTATCGTTAAATCCTAAAATTCcccaaaaattgtaaaaaaaagtttataattATAAAGTATATCATAATTCTGCATATAAAAGGTATTGAGTATAAAATACTGGAATATTCTTTCATCTCGGATGCAGATTACAAGCAGATGCAaaaattgcacctcccccaacacattaataaggttttggtagccgtataaactgctttgtgtgcccactatgtaggaggtgagagtaggttctcaccctattgagagtgtgccttgacgtggcgggtgagcttaattatgctttggccaattcatataaccaaaacctctcatttatattatgtttatatatttgttgccaactttattagggtaagaagcgcagacagtttttgtttcttgtatacattgtacagccaatacactgtttttgcagcatgcttacacctgtttggtaggcctcgtattatacatttgtatttgagcctgtgactagcttagcgcacagacatttcttttttttcccctgtttgcacatatttgaggttgttggctcctcatcagtctggttgcagcttgctgtccaggggttaatttggaggaggtttaattacacctcccccaacatattaataaggttttggtagcagtataaactgctttgtgtgcccactatgtaggaggtgagagtaggttctcaccctattgagagtgtgccttgacgtggcgggtgagcttaattatgctttggccaattcatataaccaaaacctctcatttatattatgtttacatatttgttgccaactttattaggatGAGAAGCGctgacagtattttgtttttagatgCAAAAATTCACTCGCATGTCCTCATACTTAAACTCTAAAATGCAATGCTGAATCCCTCTACATGAATTTACCCTCCCCCAAGCCCATAAGTGGCACGTA includes the following:
- the LOC128492618 gene encoding RING finger protein 227-like, with protein sequence MSHLPEVNMEECGICYQDYGPGRRPRPLASCRHAVCECCLQRLGAKGGTIACPFCRAHSPLPSDEEDGASDVREKGTGPRGWLKRLCRKSRASFRRQGSLTKEDIRDMALMSSYFL